From a region of the Paenibacillus sp. R14(2021) genome:
- a CDS encoding ThuA domain-containing protein — protein MKKALIVWGGWDGHQPKEVGEIFAGLLREEGFEVTVSDTLDTFANAELMAGLDLIVPVWTMGQITQEQLRPLLDAVNAGCGIAGCHGGMGDSFRNETEFQFMVGGQWVAHPGNDGVRYDVNLVDENDPLTKGIGDFEVVSEQYYMHVDPAIKVHATTNFGDVKMPVVWTKSWGAGRVYYNTLGHQANIVAMPQTLELMRRGFLWAAR, from the coding sequence ATGAAAAAGGCACTGATCGTATGGGGCGGATGGGATGGCCATCAGCCAAAGGAAGTGGGCGAGATCTTCGCAGGCTTGCTGCGCGAGGAAGGGTTCGAGGTGACAGTATCCGATACGCTGGATACGTTCGCGAACGCGGAACTGATGGCAGGTCTTGACTTGATCGTTCCGGTCTGGACGATGGGCCAAATTACGCAAGAGCAGCTTCGTCCGCTTCTGGACGCCGTGAACGCGGGCTGCGGGATCGCCGGCTGCCATGGCGGCATGGGCGATTCGTTCCGCAACGAGACGGAGTTTCAATTTATGGTGGGCGGCCAATGGGTTGCGCATCCGGGCAATGACGGCGTCCGCTACGACGTCAACCTGGTGGATGAGAACGATCCGCTGACGAAGGGCATCGGCGATTTTGAGGTCGTATCCGAGCAGTATTACATGCATGTCGATCCGGCGATCAAGGTTCACGCGACGACAAACTTCGGCGACGTGAAGATGCCTGTCGTATGGACGAAGAGTTGGGGGGCCGGCCGCGTGTATTACAATACGCTTGGCCATCAAGCGAACATTGTGGCCATGCCGCAAACGCTTGAACTGATGCGCCGCGGTTTCCTGTGGGCAGCGCGCTGA